The window AGCTGTGATTTCGGAAACCCATTGATCAGCCATTTGTTCAAACCAAAACGCCTCAACTTTCTCTATTGTCGTATGCCAAGTAACGAAGCAAGGACGAAAAAGTTGCGAAATCTCAAAGCCGATAGTCCGTGCTCGGTTATCGCATGCCATAGAGTGTTGAATGTATTGCGATTTAGTAGGCGCTAGGGATCCAAGGCAGTTAATAGTGCGGGGCTGAGCGACTTAATCACTTTAGTCACGTTTCGCAGGAGTTACGTATATTTGTCGGGACAATTTACGATAAAGCCCTTTACCCGGGTTCTGCCCCGTAATTTCGGACGCATCTGAAAAGGCCTGAAATTCCAATCTGGAATTCCCACATGGAAGTCCCACGGAGCACTAGACAGCTTCGGCCTACGATTGCTGCGACCCTGCCCGAACCCCTCGCAAATCGAGCCATGAACGCCTGGACCGCACTAAGGACCTGGCGTCGGTTATTTCCGGAATTATAAAATTCGCCGGTGAACGCCTCAGTTCCATCTAAATGGCGGTAAGACGAATGACATAAGTGGTCGCAAAATCACTGACGAGATTTTGCCGATACCTGTAGCGCATGGTTATGAACTGTGATGCAAAACGCAACGGAACGCCTCGCCATAATACATTTAAAAACAATCAGTTAAAGTCAATTAGACTGGCTGTTAACCAGCGGGTCGGCGGTTCGAGCCCGTCCCGGGGAGCCAATTTTCAGCATTACTTTCAAATACTAGCGGCGTCACACCACGGCGACCTTTTGACTCGGTAAGTTCAGTGCCGGACAGTTTCCGGACCTTGCCCTACACACACGATTTACAGCCTCAATCAACTCTTTATAAGAACAGCTTCGAGACCTAACCTTGGTAACTTATGGGAGCTCAAACCCGTTGGCGAACAGCACGAGGTTGAGGTCTGCGGTGAATATGCCCGAGGTGCCGTCTTCAAACCGCAGGTTAAAGGCCAGTCTTCCATCTGGCGCGAAGCCGTCGTAGCCCCCGCGCGTAGCGAAGCCGAGCGTATCGACCAGGCTCACAACCCGAGCCTCCCCGCGCACGTCAAGAACATCGCCATTTTCAAGCACCACAAACCACTGGTTATTGGGCAAACTCGCGCTTAGGCGGGAAATGGTTCCCGTACCTCCGCTGGAGGCGATCTGCCCAAGCGCGTTGGCAAGGCTGAAACGGCCCTCTCGGTAGCCGGCGGGCAACTGATCTCCCTCCCTGGCAAGCACAGTCAACTCACCGTCGAAGTACTGCCAGATCGAGTTATCGTTTTCGAGTTCGAAGCTGATACCCGGGCCCTCCAGCAGGGCATTGAACAGCACGTGTCCGTTGCCCGAGAACTCAGAGCCCCCAAGGGATCGGAAGGTAGCCCCGGCGATTCCGGGGGCGGGGTCACCTTCAAGCGCAAGGGCCGAGAGTACGCCATCCGCAGAACGACGAAAAATGCCTCTGCGCCTCGTAGCGGGGCTACCGTTATCAGTTACGGCGGCAAAGAATAGAAGCGAACCGTCGGCCTCTAAGGACAGTCGCCCAAAAAGCAGCTCAGTGAAAAACTGAGGTGGCTCCAGGCCTGGGATTTCCTGCCCGTCGGCGATGACGAGCTCGGCTTCGCCGCGGCCTTTGCCACCCAGCCAGATGCCTGGGAACTCGCTGTCGCCGTCAGCATACTGACCGTAGAAGGCTAGAATTGGCCCTCGAACCACGCCGTCAAAGACCTGTGAGATGGTTGCACCAGCGCCTATGGAGGGCACCGGATCGCCGGTTCGACTGACCAGCGTAGGCTGTTGATCCAGCGCGGAAGCCAGATACAGGGCGTCCGTATCGGACGTGGCGCCGTCGAATATGGAGCTTGAAAAGAGGATCTCACCATCGTCGGAGAGAAAGGGAAGGAACTGAGTGAGATCAAAAACCCCGCCGCTGATTCCAGGCGCCGGATCGCCAGACACACCAAAGGCGCTAATGGTCTCCGTCTCGATGTCGGCCAC of the Pseudomonadota bacterium genome contains:
- a CDS encoding choice-of-anchor tandem repeat NxxGxxAF-containing protein encodes the protein MLGSVAIGAQPFTIRPLLLDGDPVPDRAGVQFESPERYAINGRGQAAVIVNAGGIRGLWAQQTLDGPFMPLIEVGDVVPGTGGSVAESIASQPHPISEAGLTGIRFQVSGTGVNGNSKNAIVVADIETETISAFGVSGDPAPGISGGVFDLTQFLPFLSDDGEILFSSSIFDGATSDTDALYLASALDQQPTLVSRTGDPVPSIGAGATISQVFDGVVRGPILAFYGQYADGDSEFPGIWLGGKGRGEAELVIADGQEIPGLEPPQFFTELLFGRLSLEADGSLLFFAAVTDNGSPATRRRGIFRRSADGVLSALALEGDPAPGIAGATFRSLGGSEFSGNGHVLFNALLEGPGISFELENDNSIWQYFDGELTVLAREGDQLPAGYREGRFSLANALGQIASSGGTGTISRLSASLPNNQWFVVLENGDVLDVRGEARVVSLVDTLGFATRGGYDGFAPDGRLAFNLRFEDGTSGIFTADLNLVLFANGFELP